The DNA sequence GCCGACGGCGCCCCCGTGGCCGCCGCAGAGGAGACCAAGGAGGTGCACGTGGACCTGCCGGTGGACGCGCACATCCCGCCGGACTACATCGACGGCGACCGCCTGCGCCTCGAGGCCTACCGCAAGATCGCCGCGGCCGCCGATGAGGCCGGGATCGCCGCGGTGGTCGACGAGCTGGTCGACCGCTACGGCCCCGTTCCGGAGGAGGTGCGGCGCCTGGTCGCCGTGGCGCGGCTGCGCCTGCTGTGCCGGCAGTACGGCGTCACGGACGTCGGCGTCAGCGGCACCCAGGTGCGGCTCTCGCCGATGCCCCTCGCCGATTCCAAGCAGCTCCGGCTCAAGCGGCTCTACAAGGGCGCGGCGTACCGGGCGACCACCTCGACGGTGCAGATCCCGCTGCCGCGTACGGGCGGCCTGGGGTCGGCCCGTCTGCGTGACACCGAGCTGCTGCAGTTCGTCGTCGACTTCCTCCTGGCGCTCGACGGCAAGCCGGCCGGGATGGTAGATCTGTCCGCGAGTCTGGGCACGGCGGCCCCGGCGCCGGCATGACGGGGCCGGACGGCACGCCGCGGGAAGGAGCCCGGCTGCTTGACGCGGTGGCGCTCATGGACACGCTGTGCACCGACGGCGCGTGGGAATCGCAGCAGACGCACTCCAGCCTCACCGGCTACCTCGTGGAGGAGACCTACGAGCTGCTTGACGCCATCGCCTCCGGGAACCGCGACGAGATGGTGGCCGAGTTGGGCGACGTGCTGCTCCAAGTGCTTTTCCACGCCCGCATCGGCGCGGACTTCACCATCGACGACGTGGCCGAGTCGTTCATCCGCAAGGTAACGGCGCGTTCCGCCGGGGTGCTGGCCGGCGGCGTGGACCTGGCCACCCAGGTCGACGACTGGGAACGCGCCAAGTCCCGGGAACGGCCCGACGCGTCGGCCATGGACGGCATCCCGGCGGCCCAGCCTGCGCTGGCGCTCGCCGCGAAGGTCCTCGCCAGGGCGCGCGACGCCGGAGTGCCCGCCGACGCGATCCCGGCAGCACTGACCACAGTGACCGTGAGCCCCGACGGGGGCGCTGAGGAACGACTGCGCTCCGAGGCCCTGGAGTTCGCGCGACGGATCCGGGCGGCCGAGCGTGCGATGCGGGCGTGTGGCGCGGGGACGGACCGCGAAGGTGGGGAGCGGCGCGCGCGCCCCAGCGCCGACGAGTGGCGTGCCGCGTTGCGCTGATCCGTCGTCGCCGAGCCCCACCACCGAACGTGTTCGCGCGGCGAACCGGCATGCCGCCCCCGGGTCCGTAGCATGGGCTGGCCGCCGGCACCGGCGACGGTGCAGTGGGCTAGGTGCACGGCGGTGAGTGCAGTGCGGTGGGCGCAATGTGGTGGGCGCAGTGCAGGTGAGTGCAATGCAGGTGAGTGCAGTGCGGTGAAGACGAACCAGGAGGCCGACGGTGGGCGGTGCCAGACGAGTGCGCAGTCGCGCCGCGGCGATGATCGCCGCGGTGATGCCCGCCGTGGTGGTCAGCGGTGTCGTGGGCGCCGCCGTGGTCTCCTGTTCTCTGGTCGAGCGCCCGACAGTCCCCGACCTCAACCCGCCGGGCGCGGGTGCGCCGTTGCCGCCGATCGACGTGGAGGCGCCCGGACGCAGCGCCGATCAGCTGGCGGATTGGGCGTCGGGTCTGAGCGACCAGCTGGGTATCTCGCAGACGGCCCTCGAGGCGTACGGCTATGCGCAGGCGGTGATGGCGGTGGCGCGGCCCGATTGCCACCTGGGGTGGACGACCGTTGCGGGGATCGGGTCCGTGGAGAGCAAGCACGGGACGCACGGCGGCGCATCGGTGTCCGCAAACGGCCAGGTGAATCCGCCCATCCGGGGCGTGGCGCTGGACGGCAGTCCCGGCGTGGCGAAAATCGACGACACCGACGGCGGGGCCATGGACGGAGACCCGGTGCATGATCGGGCGATGGGGCCGATGCAGTTCATCCCGGAGACGTGGCAACGCTGGGGTGTGGACGCGAACGGCGACGGCATCGCCGACCCTGACAACCTCGACGACGCGGCGCTTACCGCGGGGCGCTATTTGTGCGGCTTCGGGCGCGATCTGTCCACCGCGGCGGGATGGACCGACGCGCTCGCCTCCTACAACATGTCGGAGGCGTACGCGCGTGAAGTGCAGTTCCGGGCCAACGCCTACTCGGTAGGCGTGCGGCCCTGACCGCAGCGGGGCATTAGACCGTTCGGCTGACATTTAGACGCACGTTTTTCGTAGTAACGATTACACAACATGTTCTACTCGGTGTGGTCACGGTGTGCTGTTCGGCCGAGGGTGCAGGTCGTATCGATGCTGGTTGCGGGCCCGGTTGTGGCAATGTGCGATGTTCGCGCGCTGGGCGGTATTGCCGTATTCGATATTGATCGAACGTCCAGTTATGCGTAATGAGGAGTACTCAAGTAGATGAACTGCGACAACGGTGTTAGCGTTTCACCAGGTCTTTGTGGTCGCCGCCGACCCGCGTCGGGTGTTGCGCTGGTCGCGATCCGGGAAGCGGCGGGGAGTAGTTGTTCGTACGTATGAATCGGTGTCCATACGTAAGGGTTCCGTGGCTCCCGGGCGGTGGCGTCGACGGCCGCATCGCCGAAGTCGTCCGGCGGGACACCGCCGGGAGTGACGACGCGGAAAGGGCTGTGCCGGCTGCTGCTCCCGCCCGAGCGGCGCCCCGGCCTCGACCGCGTCCGCGGGTGATCGTCCGCACCCGCATTCCGGGCCCGGCCCGCAGCCGTCCGCCAACGGCGCGGGGCGGGCCCGGGTCAGTTTCGCCGCCGGGGTGCTGTTCCGGAAACTCTCACGGTGCGACCGCCCGGAGGGGATCAGGTGCGTGGTGCGTTGTGATGCCCGGCCACTGATCTGCATCAGTGCGATTCGTGCGCGCTGCTTATGGCAATTTCTAGTGTCATCTGAACGACCTACAAAACCCCTTCAAGAGTCCGTAAACCGCAGTAACGGTATGAGGACTTGTCGGTGGCGGGGCCTAGTATTCGGCGTGTTCCTGATTCGCAGCGTGGAATCGGGGGCGGGAGCTGTGACAACCGGTGACGGTAACGGGCTTGACAACAGAGTTGGCCGCCCGGTCTTTTTGGAAACGAGTGGGAGATGAAAATGCGCGCGAAAAAGTTCGCCGGAGCCTCTGCGGCCGGCATCGCCTCAGTGGCTCTGGTGCTTGGAGGCACGGGTGTGGCAGGTGCCCTCCCGGGGGCCGGCAGCCTCGGATCGCTGACCGGCTCGGCCGGCGGCGACCAGTGCGGCACCACTGTGGTGACGCAGAACGATCTGCAGACGGACGGAAACGGTGCCACGCTTCCCGCGGGCACCTGGTACACCCCGGGCGACGAAAACCCCGCAGTGATCGGCGCGGCGACGGACGACGCGCACGGCACCGGAGTCCTCGAATTCACGCAGGATGCGTCGTTGGGCACGTCGCTGTACCGAGCGTCGGACCTGACGCTGGCCGAGCTGGCCGCTGAAGGACCTATCCAGTACGAGTTCACTGCGAGCAATGACAATGCGGCCAGCAGTAATACTCCTGCGCTGCAGATCCGCGTGCTCGGTGCGGCGACCGGGTCAGACGACGGTTTTGCCACCATCGTCTGGTCGCCACCCGCCGCTGAAGGCGAATGGGTGACGGCCAAGGCGGAGGCGACCGACGGTTCCTTCTGGGTCACCCGGGACATCCTCGACGGGAACGGGGATGTCGTACTCGAGAGTGGTGCTCCGGCGACGCTGCACCAGATTGCCGAGTGGAACCCGGACGCGACGATCCTCGGCGTCGGCGTCCAGCAGACGAAGGGGAACGACTCCACCGATGTCAAGGTGGACAACTTCACCATCGGCTGCCAGGTCACCGATTTCGAGGTGACCGCACCCGGTCCGTTCGGTTCGTTGGCCGGCCTGTTCGGGAGTTTCGGTTCGAGCGAACAGTGACGATCCCCGTGACCGTTGATCTTCCGTCACCGGTCACGGAAAGACACACGGGCGCCCCGCCGGTCCAGCGGGGCGCCCGGGCACGCGTCAGTCCCCGATGCCCACCGGCACGTCGCCGACGATCGAGATCCGGTCCATCACACGCTTCTGCGGGAAGTAGTCGCTCGCCGCATAGTGCTGGCAGGTGCGGTTGTCCCACATGGCCACCGTGTCGGGGCGCCAGCGCAGCCGCACCTGGAACTCGGGCCGCTGCACGTGCCGGTAGATCACCGAGAGGATCTCGTCCGACTCCTCCTGCGGGATGCCGAGCACGCGGGTGGTGAATACCTGGCAGGCGAACAGCACCCGCCGGCCGGACTCGGGGATCACCCGCACCAGCGGATGCTGCACCGCAGGCAGGTGCGGCCGCAGCATCTCCACGGCCTCGGACGGCATCGACGTGCCGAAGGCCTGCATCCAGTCGTGTTCGGCGACGAGCCCGTCGATGCGCTCGCGGAACGCGGCGGGCAGGGTGTCGTAGGCGGCGGCCGTGTCGGTCCACAGGGTGTCGCCGCCGCTCGCGGGCAGCTCCACCGCGCGCAGAACTGCGCCGAAGGAGGGAGTGGCGCTCCACGTCACATCGTTGTGCCAGGAGTTCTCGACGCCCGCGCTCGCCATCCCCTTGGCGAGCGTGGTCACGTCGACGTCCGTCTGTCCCGGCTGGGTGTACTTGAAGAAGGGGTGCTGCTCGAGCTCGCCCCACAGCTCGGCGAAGGCGCGGTGGTCCGCGCGGCTGATGTGCTGGTCGCGGAAGAACAGCACCTTCCATTCCAGCAGGGCGCGGCGAAGCTCGGCCAGCGTGGCCGCGTCGAGGTCGCCGCCGAGGCGCAGGCCCGACACCTCGGCGCCGATGGTGGTGCCGGCGGGCGCCACGGTGATGTGTTCGTAGGGCCGCGGTTCGGCGCCCCCGGGCAGGCGGTCGGCCACGATGGGCCCGTACATGAGCAGCGGGTCGGTGGTGGAGTCGCCGTAGATGGTCGAGGTGGGGACTGCGGGGGCGTCGGTGGCGGTCATCGGTGTTCCTCCTGGATCGGTGGTGGGGTGTGCGGGGCGAGGGAGTGCAGGTCGAGCGTGTCCGGACCGGCGGGCGCGGTGAGCAGGCCGTGGCACGTGTCGACGAGCCGCGCCGTGACACGGCCGGGCGACGTCGCGGCGCCGGGGACGGGGAACGACGGCGGGGGGAACGGGAACGCGGGGGAGTGCACGGCGCCGTCGGCCGCGGCCTCGGCGGCGGCGAGAGCGCCCACCACGTGCCCCAGCAGGCCGGCGGTGCGCCAGCGCGCGGTCTCCTCGTCGAGGCCGGGTCGGGTGCCTGCGGCGGTGAGCACCGCGACCATGCGCCTGCGCGTCTCTTCGACGGTGAACAGGGTGCTGTGTTCGGTGATGAGGCCGGCGAGCTCGGGCGAGACCATCGATTGCGCGAGAAAGCGCGCGTACGCCGAGCCGGGGACGAGCAGAACTCGACGGGCCAGCGGCACCACGAACGCCTCGGCCAGGGCGCGCAGCATCGCCTCGGGGTGCGTCGGCGGGTCGGCGTCGAGCGCGTCGAGCATGGCCTGGCGGTGTACGGCGATGGGGTCCATGCGCTCGGCCAACACCGCGCCGACCAGGCCGTCGCGGGTCCCGAAGTGGTAATTGGCGGCCGACTTGTTGGACTGGCCGGCGGCCTCCTGCACGGCGCGCAGAGTGAGGCCCGTGAGCCCGCGCTCGGCGACGATGCGCTCGGCGGCGTCGATCATCGCGGCGCGGGCGGGGGAGTCGCGTCGGGCGGTGGCGCTGGTCGGTGTCACACCTCACATATTAAGGATTAGTCCTTAATGCGGCAATCGCCGGGCAGCGGGGAACCTCCGATCGCCTGCCCCATCCCGCCGCGTGCCTGCGAGACGCGGCTC is a window from the Tomitella gaofuii genome containing:
- a CDS encoding MazG nucleotide pyrophosphohydrolase domain-containing protein, which codes for MTGPDGTPREGARLLDAVALMDTLCTDGAWESQQTHSSLTGYLVEETYELLDAIASGNRDEMVAELGDVLLQVLFHARIGADFTIDDVAESFIRKVTARSAGVLAGGVDLATQVDDWERAKSRERPDASAMDGIPAAQPALALAAKVLARARDAGVPADAIPAALTTVTVSPDGGAEERLRSEALEFARRIRAAERAMRACGAGTDREGGERRARPSADEWRAALR
- a CDS encoding lytic transglycosylase domain-containing protein — its product is MIAAVMPAVVVSGVVGAAVVSCSLVERPTVPDLNPPGAGAPLPPIDVEAPGRSADQLADWASGLSDQLGISQTALEAYGYAQAVMAVARPDCHLGWTTVAGIGSVESKHGTHGGASVSANGQVNPPIRGVALDGSPGVAKIDDTDGGAMDGDPVHDRAMGPMQFIPETWQRWGVDANGDGIADPDNLDDAALTAGRYLCGFGRDLSTAAGWTDALASYNMSEAYAREVQFRANAYSVGVRP
- a CDS encoding TauD/TfdA dioxygenase family protein, translated to MTATDAPAVPTSTIYGDSTTDPLLMYGPIVADRLPGGAEPRPYEHITVAPAGTTIGAEVSGLRLGGDLDAATLAELRRALLEWKVLFFRDQHISRADHRAFAELWGELEQHPFFKYTQPGQTDVDVTTLAKGMASAGVENSWHNDVTWSATPSFGAVLRAVELPASGGDTLWTDTAAAYDTLPAAFRERIDGLVAEHDWMQAFGTSMPSEAVEMLRPHLPAVQHPLVRVIPESGRRVLFACQVFTTRVLGIPQEESDEILSVIYRHVQRPEFQVRLRWRPDTVAMWDNRTCQHYAASDYFPQKRVMDRISIVGDVPVGIGD
- a CDS encoding TetR/AcrR family transcriptional regulator, which codes for MTPTSATARRDSPARAAMIDAAERIVAERGLTGLTLRAVQEAAGQSNKSAANYHFGTRDGLVGAVLAERMDPIAVHRQAMLDALDADPPTHPEAMLRALAEAFVVPLARRVLLVPGSAYARFLAQSMVSPELAGLITEHSTLFTVEETRRRMVAVLTAAGTRPGLDEETARWRTAGLLGHVVGALAAAEAAADGAVHSPAFPFPPPSFPVPGAATSPGRVTARLVDTCHGLLTAPAGPDTLDLHSLAPHTPPPIQEEHR